The genome window GCAAACTTTGATATTAGACCACCCAATGGGTTTGAGCATCCGCTCAATTATATGATATCATCTTCTGAGTTAGTCTCCTGAAAAAAGGTTCCTTATTTCAGTtaataaagatacagagagtcaGAGTGGAGGCGGAGGAGCACTCACCAGCAGCTTCACCACAGATAGAGGCATTGGAGTGGTCCAGACTCTGAGTGAGTGCCCTACAGTACGAAACAAATTATTGAAGGAACATCAAATTAGCATGTACCATTTTGAACAATCAACCATTTTATGTGAATGAAACaattatcataataataataataataataataataatcataatagtAGTTGGAACCTCGACACTCGGCAAGAAATTATATGTTATGGCTGGTATTGATTGTTATTTTTTTGGTACACTGCATGTTTTCCATAGGTATCTAAACTGTATTCCAGGAGTGACATCATCACATCTCATACCCAGTGCTGATGTTGTATCCAGCTGGGATGGGTGTGCACCTCCTCCTGGCTGCGTCCCAACCACAATAGGGATCCCGAGACAGAATGCACTCCCTGCAACTGTCTCCATAGCGACCGCAGTCAGCCAATGGTATGCGCTGGACCTCCATTGCCGTGCCCACATAAAGGTGGCCCTGGGGGAGAAGGCAGGGAGACACACAGTGGTTATGACTCGAAGTGCATTGTTTAAATGGATTGGACTGCAGCTACGTCATAAACCAATTATTCTACGGATATTAGTGTGAGCTGCTAAGGAGTGTTCGCTGATGGTCTCACAGTACCTTCTTAGAGTCGATGGCCATGCTTAGAACAGGACCCTCGTTGTGGAAGAGGGAGTACTGGGATATGATAAAGGCCTCCTCGATAGTGTGCAGAACCTTGAGCACTTTCCCCTGTTCTAtcaccagaaagagagagaacattatcagaggagagagagacaccatggtcgAGACCTGTTCCTTTTTATGTATCCCGGAAACTCAGTGACTATTTTTGATTGAATATGGCCCCAGGTTTATAATAGCACATGCTGCCTTTTTCCTCTACTGGTCAATTCATCAGTGGGTGACTTACGGAGAGGAGCCGGCCTGTCCTCTCTTATCTCCTCCCCACATTGAGAGGCTATTACTTCCCACAGAAGACTAACTGCTCTAGTTTGTTATTAGGCCCTCAGAGACCCATGGCTCTGTTCACAGCTCTATCACTACTTTCCCTGTGGTAGCGACTGACTTCTTTATCAGAGCACATCGATTAGGCTGTaggtactttttattttattttaaattcagTCAATTTATCTGGGATTCATGCCAAAATAGCACTCTTATAATAAGCCCCAACTCATGCCAGCATTGAGCAAACaacttatttatttactttttcaAGGAGACTACGTCTTCTAAAAGATAACTTTTAAATAGGTTACACCAAACGCCTGTACATGGGATACAGCTTGacggcaaaaacacacacacacacacacacacacacacacacacacacacacacacacacacacacacacacacacacacacacacacacacgcacgcacgcacgcacgcacgcacgcacgcacgcacgcacgcacgcatgcacgcacgcacacacacacacacctgttcccagGTACAGCACACTATAGTGCTCGTCGTTTACTGCTAGTACAATGGCAGCGACAGTGTGTGTGAAGTGATCGTCGGTGGGCAGGTTCAGTGGAGCACCCCCGACCGGACGAATCACGTCCTCAATCTCCGGGTGGTCCCTGATCACCACTAGGGTCTTAGGGTTGTGGGCTGCCGTGGAGTTCTTGAAGGCACACTgggacaggaagtgatgtaaTGAAAGTGATGTAATCAGGAAGGGAGACAGACTTAGGCTGTGGCTTTGCCTTAAACAATAATTTCACAACCAGCGTCTGTCATCTGCAATTGTTCCAAAATAGAAACACAAGTCTTCCACTTCCCCAAAATTGACGGACTCACATGCATGAGCTTATGCAATTGGCCTTTGTAAAATGACTTTGATTGGCATTACAAAACGTTAATTAAAATAAAGTTAATTTAACTGATTCAGTGGGTGTCTTACTGTGCCAGGGCGATGTCCAATCAGAGGACTGCTGTAGCCCTTCAGTTTGGACGTGGCGAAGGCCTGGTCAATGTCCTCGATGGAGTAAGCACATATCACTGTTGTGTCCCTGGTCAACCAAACAATACAACACTTAAAAGCCTTCCTTCCTTCTACTTACTTAATTCAAACTCAATGTGAATCGGAATGTTGTTAGCAATTCAATCACAGACTGATTACTATGACTGATTACTATGACTCTCTAAAAGGACGTAAAAGATTTAAGGCCGCTCAAATATGCTAATAAAAGCCCTCAAGCTCAAAAATAATTGGCCGCCTCCACAGAGCATAGCCCacttctgattcagaggggttgggttaaatgcggaagacacatttcagttgaaggcattcagttgtacaactgactaggtatccccctgtcCCTTTCCCTTTGAAATACAATCAAATATTTTCCTCACTGAAACTTTTCATTGCTGTCCATGTCTATCCAGCTCCTGTGCCCCATTTGGATGTGCTGTTCATAATTCCTCCTTTCCTCTGATTATGTTGTTTGTGCAGCTCATTCCTCTCCTGCATTTTAAGCATGATACAGTCTTAAGCAGCCATATGGGTTGGAGGGTGTTGAAGGTGTAAGGTGTAAGGTGTCTACTCACCAGGCGTTGGCAAACAGGCCGTACATGACCCCAGTCCTCTTCTCGTGGGCCACGTCAGACAGCACAAAGGCCTGTCTGATGTTGTTGTACTGCTGGGGGGTGCTACCCGCACCACACATCACCCTGGCCTTCAGGAAGGTAGTCCACGAGTCCGCCAGCAGGTTCTTTATGCCCCCCTCGTCCACCTGGAGACGGACACACAGTATacaacagtacaccataacattaaAGCTGGAACCCTTAGCGGTGAAACTGCCAGGTTCGTTTgcaatattacaacaacaaagatgtTACTTCAAACAACAAACCCAGTTTTGTCTCCCCTCTGACATCATTGCACGGGTGAACATCAGAGTATGTGCTACGTTTTCTTTTTACCATGAGGCTGGATGCTCATCTCTTCTGTTTAGAAAAAACCTCAACAATAACAAATGTGCATGGAGTGACCAGTGGTGCTGTTTCTCCTTTCGCGGAGCTCAGCTTTAATACGCAATAACGTTGCAATGCAGCTGATATAGTGATGTTGTTGTGGTTACCATGCAGATTCGGCCGATCCGCGACCTGTAGGGCTCCTCGTCCACCATGGCCGTCTTGTTGATCTCACTGAAGAAGAAGTAGATCTCCTCCTTGTGTTTCTGAGAGGCTGGCatcactgctgctccaccaaactggGGGCCTGcagcaggagagagaaaggactTCCACCAGTGCTTGAAGTGGACTGAAATAATACTCGTTATATTTGGGAGCTGGTACTCATCACTATTTAACAGGCACTATGTTATAAGCGCTAATACTCAATCAGGTAGTGAAACATTTGAAGCCAGTGAGCACCAGGCCAACTCAGTCACTGGTTGTAACTATCTGGGCCCATTTCAAACTAATGCATTTCATTCTAGCAGGGCCATCTAGTGTGTACGGAGACAAAggtgtatttaaaaaatacattgtgATAAAAGTGTTTGCTTGGAAGTTTCATAGGCTAATAAAGACTTCCAGTACATAATACAGGGAGTTCAAACATTGTATGACTATCATAACTGTGAACTTAACTTGTGATCTTTAAAATGGAAGAATTCATAGGGATTACATTTCTCCATGCAGCATGTTACAGTTACAAGATATTAGATCATATAGACTTGCTATTTCCATGCTCATCCATTCCAGTGCCTCATGCAGCTCTCCTACATCATTATAGTCCCATGTTGCTCTCATCCCACTCACTCTGCAGCCACTTGGTCTCAGTCTTCAGGAGCTTCTGAGTGCCGTAGGTCCGGCGGATAGAGCCAGGGTGACGCCCCACTGCTGACAGAGCAGAGTATAGATTCCCatctgagagcgagagagagggggggtaaagataaagagagagataaagaggagagagggagagagagaaaaacagaagtTAGAGTGAGAGATAAAAAAATAAGTCAACAGAAGACAGCTGACTGCGCCAACACCCTCCCATAACCGTATTACAATTACCCCACTTAGGGCACTGTCTCCATAGCAATAAGGGCAGTAATTTGGATCAAGACATTAATGGTTCAATGAGAACTGAACGTTATCAGAATGCTGCACCACTCTAGCAAATGGCTCATTGGTTCATCACTCCAGTCCAGCCTGGTCTGCGCTATCCCAGAACCTGATATACAAAGTAACCTTGCCATGATTCCGATAATACTGTGAGTTACAGCTTCACTACATGTCGTGAACCATCTGTAGTACTATAGTACCATTTTAAACAGATCTCCTATCCCATACCAAAGCCAATGTTGAGGATCTGATTGGTCTGTATAATTATGAACATAATGGCTGGATGGAGGGGTGAGGGACGGGTTTGGTATTGCGCCAATAGCAGAGTTTCCATGGATGTTTGGctggagtgtctgtctgtcctctcatcGTACCTGCGGACAGACTGACGGACCTctgggaggggtagggaggggagaTGTCAGAGGCTGGTGCCATCTGTCCATTGGTGGGGGCGTCAGTCAGCACAGTGTCATTTACCTATGGAGAGGAAATTACATCACAACCTCA of Oncorhynchus gorbuscha isolate QuinsamMale2020 ecotype Even-year linkage group LG15, OgorEven_v1.0, whole genome shotgun sequence contains these proteins:
- the LOC123996376 gene encoding semaphorin-7A-like — protein: MMNYIILATVFSMVFAEKSPRLKFIVKEPARYHFSKPENYMSVYHQEGTNVLYVGGQTVIYVLTFTDRGVRDLQIPVVTDENAKAACIAKSDPPKLECDNFITVIQKVNDTFVVCGTNAGTPKCWLLVNDTVLTDAPTNGQMAPASDISPPYPSQRSVSLSADGNLYSALSAVGRHPGSIRRTYGTQKLLKTETKWLQSPQFGGAAVMPASQKHKEEIYFFFSEINKTAMVDEEPYRSRIGRICMVDEGGIKNLLADSWTTFLKARVMCGAGSTPQQYNNIRQAFVLSDVAHEKRTGVMYGLFANAWDTTVICAYSIEDIDQAFATSKLKGYSSPLIGHRPGTCAFKNSTAAHNPKTLVVIRDHPEIEDVIRPVGGAPLNLPTDDHFTHTVAAIVLAVNDEHYSVLYLGTEQGKVLKVLHTIEEAFIISQYSLFHNEGPVLSMAIDSKKGHLYVGTAMEVQRIPLADCGRYGDSCRECILSRDPYCGWDAARRRCTPIPAGYNISTGALTQSLDHSNASICGEAAAPKTHRTNPKQVVIDSDGPVNLPCPVRSFHATYRWEKDNCIQHYPCFIIGDSCVLEPTPDLPLKQGVFRCMATENGYKVEVVSYRLVINSGPLPASLASTLGPCLLLAAATLWLL